In Deltaproteobacteria bacterium, the following are encoded in one genomic region:
- a CDS encoding lactate utilization protein, whose amino-acid sequence MNQERINLFTAKAEAVSAVVRPVASLKEAYDYAVDVCLNKEACQLLMSGCEGAVSDEAADLCMAKAADRIMAAPKLADDQYAKLAKAADKAGVRLIKNGLRQHLAGIDIGFAVADLGLAKTGTLVMDSTSEDLRLSTMISEINVVVLPLSRLRAGGYEAEAELLPMMRRTPNYTAFITGASRTADIERVLAIGVHGPLELHILLWEDA is encoded by the coding sequence ATGAACCAGGAACGCATCAATCTCTTCACCGCCAAGGCCGAGGCCGTGTCCGCCGTGGTCAGGCCGGTGGCCTCCCTGAAGGAGGCCTACGACTACGCCGTGGACGTCTGCCTGAACAAGGAGGCCTGCCAGCTGCTCATGTCCGGGTGCGAGGGCGCGGTCTCGGACGAGGCCGCGGATCTGTGCATGGCCAAGGCCGCGGACAGGATCATGGCCGCCCCGAAACTGGCCGACGACCAGTACGCGAAACTGGCCAAGGCCGCGGACAAGGCCGGTGTCCGGTTGATCAAGAATGGCCTGCGCCAACATTTGGCCGGCATCGACATCGGATTTGCCGTGGCCGACCTGGGCCTGGCCAAGACCGGGACCCTGGTCATGGATTCCACGTCAGAGGATCTCCGGCTTTCGACCATGATCAGCGAGATCAATGTCGTGGTCCTGCCCCTGTCCAGGCTGCGGGCCGGCGGGTATGAGGCCGAGGCCGAGCTACTGCCCATGATGCGGCGTACCCCCAATTATACGGCCTTCATCACCGGGGCCAGCCGGACCGCGGACATCGAGCGGGTTCTGGCCATCGGGGTCCATGGCCCGTTGGAACTCCACATTCTGCTTTGGGAGGACGCCTGA